A window of Macrotis lagotis isolate mMagLag1 chromosome 1, bilby.v1.9.chrom.fasta, whole genome shotgun sequence genomic DNA:
ACAGGTTGGCATTCGTGCTCTTTGAGAATCAAAATTGAGGTGGATTTCTAATGTTTCTACTTTTAGGACCATCCTGCTTGAATCGCATTTCAAGTCTACACTGTATCAAGATAGATCACCTTGGATTCCATCCCCCCTTTTTCCTATCCagatcaatttccaatttgttgtaTGCTTTTGCATGAATATTAGTTCAAATGAATTTAACTGAGACTAATTAATGAGTAAATGATTTGGCATAGCCTAGTCTTTGAAAAGATTTTTCGTtatcatttccttccatttcaaAGCCTTTCACCCAGGAGAAAATAATCTCAAAACCTTTTGACGAATGTGTTTCACTTTGAGTCGAGGATAATCAGAACTAAAACTGAAGCCCTTCCGCAGATTAAGATACAGGAGACCATCTGAAAGTAAAGAATTAGGAGCAGGAGCGAGggcctccccaccccaccccgcccTTCCCACCCCCAGCACCCCACCTCCGGCTCTGGAATAAGAAGGCAGGATGAAAGTGAGCTGGCCTAAACAACTCTTACTCCTACTGGATCTCTGAGAGGGATGAAAACCTCAGGTCCCCATGAAAATGAAAACGAGATCATCCCAGTCCATGAAGTGTTAAGTGGAATGAAATAAGAGAGCATCTTCTCATTTAACTGGAGACAACAGGCCCTACTAGGAAATGCTCTGGGGGAGGTGGGCtgggctggggctggggggggggcggggctggGCTTGCATTAATTCTGGGTCCAGGTCCAGAGGTAGAGGATCACGCAAACGGGCAGAATGATGGGCAGGAGCAGACTGTAGAAGCACAGGCTGGTGGTGCTGGTGCAGCCATGGGGGAAGTTCTCCTCCACCGAGGCCGAGTAGATGAGGCCCGCCAAGGAGATGAGGGGCACTAGGACCGTCAGCGTGGGCAGCGACATCAGCATCTTCCTCTGCTGCTTCCTGGGGCTCGGGGCTGGGCTGGCCTGGAGTAAGGTCCACGACTCCGGCTCTTTCCCCTCCGGCTGCTTATTGGGATGGATCATCCGAGCTGCCTGAGCTGAAGGACCAGGGAGAGCGGCCGTCAGCACCGAGGCCAGCTCCCGGGCAgcgggaggagggggagggggaggatgggGGCGGGGGGGACCAGGGCATACCTG
This region includes:
- the LOC141512526 gene encoding phosphatidylinositol N-acetylglucosaminyltransferase subunit Y-like, whose protein sequence is MIHPNKQPEGKEPESWTLLQASPAPSPRKQQRKMLMSLPTLTVLVPLISLAGLIYSASVEENFPHGCTSTTSLCFYSLLLPIILPVCVILYLWTWTQN